One genomic region from Streptomyces sp. NBC_00582 encodes:
- a CDS encoding carbamoyltransferase family protein, with the protein MRVLGINALFHDPAAALVVDGSIVAAAEEERFSRRKHGKRPVPFSAWELPERSARWCLDEAGLAPSELDAVAYSYDPALARPAAELGLDDPWDHLRQEYARRAPEFLAEALPGLDPAKVRFVAHHVAHAASAGQASPYPDCAVLVLDGRGECGSHLAGRYANRELTVLRTQALPDSLGLFYEDLTDHLGFLRSSDEFKVMALASYGSPRFLDDLRAYVRPDGPGGFLARPVPWSTLVPARAPGAPWSQGHADAAASAQACLEEVLLELVRWLHDRTGEEVLTLAGGVALNCVANSRLHREGPFRRIWVQPAAGDAGTALGAALHVAHAKDTVAAMPTAALGRGWRDEELRAWLERAAVPYEEPGDIAETVAEELARDGVVAWFQGRSEYGPRALGHRSLLAHPGHPRNLERLNAVKGREEFRPVAPMVTAERAAALFDGPLPSPYMLFVHEVAAGWRERIPAVVHVDGTARIQTVDRAEEPLTARMIDGFERRTGLPVVVNTSLNTAGRPMVDDPRDALEVFGSAPVDLLALGPFAVRRTGVFA; encoded by the coding sequence ATGCGCGTCCTGGGAATCAACGCCCTCTTCCACGACCCGGCGGCCGCCCTGGTCGTGGACGGCAGCATCGTGGCCGCGGCGGAGGAGGAACGCTTCAGCCGGCGCAAGCACGGCAAGCGGCCCGTCCCCTTCTCGGCCTGGGAACTGCCCGAACGCTCCGCCCGCTGGTGCCTGGACGAGGCCGGGCTCGCCCCGTCCGAACTGGACGCGGTGGCCTACTCCTACGACCCCGCACTCGCCCGCCCCGCCGCCGAGCTGGGCCTCGACGACCCCTGGGACCACCTCCGCCAGGAGTACGCGCGCCGGGCACCGGAGTTCCTCGCCGAGGCCCTCCCCGGCCTGGACCCGGCCAAGGTCCGCTTCGTCGCGCACCACGTCGCCCACGCCGCGTCGGCCGGTCAGGCGTCTCCGTACCCGGACTGCGCGGTGCTGGTCCTCGACGGCCGCGGCGAGTGCGGCTCCCACCTCGCGGGCCGCTACGCGAACCGTGAGCTCACCGTCCTGCGCACCCAGGCGCTGCCCGACTCCCTGGGCCTGTTCTACGAGGACCTCACCGACCATCTGGGCTTCCTGCGCAGCAGCGACGAGTTCAAGGTGATGGCCCTGGCCTCGTACGGCAGCCCGCGGTTCCTCGACGACCTGCGCGCGTACGTCCGCCCGGACGGCCCGGGCGGCTTCCTGGCCCGGCCCGTCCCCTGGTCGACGCTCGTGCCCGCCCGGGCGCCCGGCGCCCCCTGGAGCCAGGGGCACGCCGACGCGGCCGCCAGCGCCCAGGCGTGTCTGGAGGAGGTCCTGCTGGAGCTCGTGCGGTGGCTGCACGACCGGACCGGCGAGGAGGTCCTGACGCTCGCGGGCGGGGTGGCGCTCAACTGCGTGGCGAACAGCCGGCTGCACCGCGAGGGGCCGTTCCGCCGGATCTGGGTGCAGCCCGCCGCCGGGGACGCGGGCACGGCGCTCGGTGCCGCCCTGCACGTCGCCCACGCCAAGGACACGGTGGCGGCGATGCCGACCGCCGCACTGGGCCGCGGCTGGCGCGACGAAGAGCTGCGGGCCTGGCTGGAGCGGGCCGCCGTGCCGTACGAGGAACCCGGCGACATCGCCGAGACGGTCGCCGAGGAGCTCGCGCGCGACGGCGTGGTGGCCTGGTTCCAGGGGCGCAGCGAGTACGGCCCCCGGGCGCTCGGGCACCGCTCGCTGCTGGCCCACCCCGGCCATCCGCGGAACCTGGAGCGCCTCAACGCCGTGAAGGGACGCGAGGAGTTCCGGCCGGTCGCCCCGATGGTGACGGCCGAGCGTGCCGCCGCGCTCTTCGACGGGCCACTGCCCAGCCCGTACATGCTGTTCGTGCACGAGGTCGCCGCCGGGTGGCGGGAGCGGATCCCGGCCGTCGTGCACGTGGACGGCACGGCCCGGATCCAGACCGTGGACCGGGCCGAGGAGCCGCTGACGGCCCGGATGATCGACGGCTTCGAGCGTCGGACCGGACTCCCCGTGGTCGTCAACACCAGCCTCAACACCGCCGGCCGGCCGATGGTCGACGACCCCCGCGACGCCCTGGAGGTGTTCGGGTCCGCACCGGTGGACCTGCTCGCCCTCGGGCCGTTCGCCGTGCGCCGCACGGGGGTGTTCGCATGA
- a CDS encoding glycosyltransferase family 2 protein, which yields MTDTASGALAHSVVIPTIGRPCLADCLRALAAADGPRPEEVVVVDDRPEPGGPLPLAAAGTLRGRVRTLRTGGRGPAAARNAGWRTVGTPWTVFLDDDVQVLPDWSRLLAHDLAAAGPATGGVQGRLTVPLPRDRRPTDWERGTAGLEGAAWATADMAYRTAALTQVRGFDERFRRAFREDADLALRVRDAGWRLRRGRRTTRHPVRPADRWVSVRAQRGNADDVLMTRLHGRDWWQRAQAPRGRSARHTLVTAAALTALGCALTGRRRAAGAAAAVWAGGTAEFALARIRPGPRTAPEIATMLVTSVLIPPLAVHHRLTGLLRHHRAVPLPGTRGVPPAAGGAP from the coding sequence ATGACCGACACCGCCTCCGGCGCCCTCGCCCACTCCGTGGTGATCCCCACGATCGGGCGGCCCTGCCTCGCGGACTGTCTGCGGGCGCTCGCCGCGGCGGACGGCCCCCGGCCCGAGGAGGTCGTCGTCGTGGACGACCGGCCCGAGCCGGGCGGGCCGCTGCCGCTCGCCGCCGCCGGGACCCTGCGCGGCCGGGTCCGCACCCTGCGCACCGGCGGCCGGGGCCCGGCCGCCGCCCGCAACGCGGGCTGGCGCACGGTCGGCACCCCCTGGACGGTGTTCCTCGACGACGACGTCCAGGTGCTGCCCGACTGGTCCCGGCTGCTCGCCCACGACCTCGCGGCGGCGGGCCCCGCCACGGGCGGCGTCCAGGGACGGCTGACCGTGCCGCTCCCGCGTGACCGCAGGCCCACCGACTGGGAACGGGGCACCGCCGGCCTGGAGGGCGCGGCCTGGGCGACCGCCGACATGGCCTACCGCACGGCCGCGCTGACGCAGGTCAGGGGCTTCGACGAGCGGTTCCGCCGCGCGTTCCGGGAGGACGCCGACCTGGCCCTGCGGGTGCGCGACGCCGGCTGGCGGCTGCGGCGGGGCCGGCGTACGACGCGACATCCGGTGCGGCCCGCCGACCGCTGGGTGTCGGTGCGGGCCCAGCGCGGCAACGCGGACGACGTCCTGATGACCCGGCTGCACGGCCGTGACTGGTGGCAGCGGGCCCAGGCGCCCCGCGGCCGGTCCGCCCGGCACACCCTCGTCACCGCGGCCGCGCTCACCGCGCTCGGCTGCGCCCTGACCGGCCGACGGCGTGCCGCCGGCGCCGCCGCGGCGGTGTGGGCCGGAGGGACGGCCGAGTTCGCCCTGGCCCGGATACGGCCCGGACCGCGGACCGCACCCGAGATCGCCACCATGCTCGTCACCAGCGTCCTCATCCCGCCCCTCGCGGTCCACCACCGCCTCACGGGCCTGCTCCGCCACCATCGCGCGGTGCCCCTGCCGGGCACGCGCGGGGTGCCCCCGGCCGCGGGAGGTGCGCCGTGA
- a CDS encoding NAD-dependent epimerase/dehydratase family protein, which produces MTSTNPSPPWHRAAVTGGAGFIGSHLCERLLDSGVEVDCVDNLLSGSRENVAHLDGRPGFRFVECDVGAPRCPETLNGPYDLVLHFACCASPADYLRFPLETLDAGSTGTRALLTVAERDGARFLLASTSEVYGDPLVHPQREDYWGNVNPVGPRSVYDESKRFAEALVTAHVRARGADAGIVRLFNTYGPRMRAHDGRAVPTFVCQALAGEPLTVAGDGLQTRSLCYVDDTVDGVLAVAGSRSVRPVNIGGTDEVAVVDIARRVLELTGSASRIEFVGRPVDDPQRRRPDTGLARALLGWEPKVPWEEGIKQTIAHFAANRPSP; this is translated from the coding sequence ATGACCAGCACGAACCCCTCTCCGCCCTGGCACCGCGCCGCGGTGACCGGCGGCGCCGGATTCATCGGCAGCCATCTGTGCGAGCGCCTGCTGGATTCGGGTGTCGAAGTCGACTGCGTGGACAATCTGCTCTCCGGATCCCGGGAGAACGTCGCCCACCTCGACGGACGCCCCGGCTTCCGGTTCGTCGAGTGCGACGTCGGCGCACCCCGGTGCCCCGAAACCCTGAACGGGCCCTACGACCTCGTCCTGCACTTCGCGTGCTGTGCGTCCCCGGCCGACTACCTGCGGTTCCCGCTGGAGACCCTGGACGCCGGCAGTACCGGCACCCGCGCGCTGCTGACGGTGGCGGAACGGGACGGGGCCCGGTTCCTGCTGGCCTCGACGTCCGAGGTGTACGGCGACCCGCTCGTCCACCCGCAGCGCGAGGACTACTGGGGAAACGTCAACCCGGTCGGCCCGCGCAGTGTCTACGACGAGTCCAAACGCTTCGCGGAGGCCCTGGTCACCGCCCATGTGCGGGCGCGGGGCGCGGACGCGGGCATCGTCCGGCTGTTCAACACGTACGGACCGCGCATGCGGGCCCACGACGGGCGGGCGGTGCCCACCTTCGTCTGCCAGGCCCTGGCCGGCGAGCCGCTGACGGTGGCGGGGGACGGTCTGCAGACGCGGTCCCTCTGTTATGTGGACGACACGGTCGACGGGGTGCTGGCGGTGGCGGGGAGCCGTTCGGTGCGCCCCGTGAACATCGGCGGCACCGACGAGGTCGCGGTCGTCGACATCGCCCGCCGGGTCCTGGAACTCACCGGGTCGGCCTCCCGCATCGAGTTCGTCGGCCGTCCCGTGGACGACCCCCAGCGGCGCCGCCCGGACACCGGGCTCGCCCGCGCGCTCCTCGGCTGGGAACCGAAGGTGCCCTGGGAGGAGGGGATCAAGCAGACCATCGCCCACTTCGCCGCGAACCGGCCGAGCCCCTGA